From Micromonospora echinaurantiaca:
CGGGTTGCGCCGTCCTGGTCACCGACGACGGGCCGGGGCTGGACGCCGCCGCGCTGGCCGAGCTGAACCGCCTGCTCGCCGCCCCGCCGCCGGGCGGCCCCCCGGCCGGCCAGGCGGGGTTGTACGCTGCCGCACTGCTCGCCACCCGCCACGGCGTCCGGGTGTCGCTGCGGCCCGGCCCGCGGGGTGGCACGACAGCGGTCGTGTGGCTGCCGGCCGGCCTGGTCGCCCCGACCAGCCCGGATGGCGTCCCGGCCGCGACGGCTGACGAGCCGACCCGGGTGGGTGGCGTCCCGGCCGGGGTGGGCGGCCGTCCGGGCGGGCTGGCTGGCGCGCCGGCCGGCGCCGGTGGCCTTCCCGCCGGCCCGGACGGCGGACCGGACGGCGGGCCCGAGCGACCACCGGCCCGGTCCGGCGGGCCGGGCGACAGCGGCGGTCTGCCGGTACGAGACCGCAGACCCGGGTCGGTGCGGCCCGGGCCGGGCACCATCGGCTCCGACACGGTCGAGATGCCGGTTCCCCGAGCACCGAGAGGACGATGATGACGCAATCCTTGGTCAGCGCCGACAGCCTGACCGCCGCCCTGAACGACCTGGTCGACCGGGTGCCCGGGGCCGAGTTCGCGGTGGTGCTGTCCCCGGACGGGCTGCTGCTCGGCGCCTCCCGGGACGTCGACGACGAGCTGGCCGCCCAGCTGTCCAGCATGGTCGCCGGGCTGGAGGCGCTGGGCATGGCGGCCACCCGGGTCTGCGTCGGTGGCGCGCTGCGCCAGGTCGTGGTGCAGATGTCCCGGGCGTTCCTGTTCGTGGCCACCACCCGCAACGGGGCGATCCTCACCGTCCGGATCGGCGGGGACGCCGAGGTCGGCGACATGGCGTACGAGGTGGCGCTCTTCGTGGGGCAGGCCGAACGGCACCTGCCGGTGTACCTGGAACCGGCCTCGATGGCGACGAACGGGGGCCCGGGTGCGGGCGACCGGCGACGCTGACGAGGCGTGGTACGACGACGACGCCGGCCCGATCGTCCGGCCGTACGCGATGACGCGCGGCCGCAGCGCGCCCGACCAGGGGCGGTTCGACCTGATCACCCTGGTGGTGACCCGGCCCGCCGCCCCCGCCACCCAGCTCTTTCCCGAGCAGGCGCGGATCGTCGAGCTGTGCCGGCGTCCACTGTCGGTGGC
This genomic window contains:
- a CDS encoding roadblock/LC7 domain-containing protein encodes the protein MTQSLVSADSLTAALNDLVDRVPGAEFAVVLSPDGLLLGASRDVDDELAAQLSSMVAGLEALGMAATRVCVGGALRQVVVQMSRAFLFVATTRNGAILTVRIGGDAEVGDMAYEVALFVGQAERHLPVYLEPASMATNGGPGAGDRRR
- a CDS encoding DUF742 domain-containing protein — protein: MRATGDADEAWYDDDAGPIVRPYAMTRGRSAPDQGRFDLITLVVTRPAAPATQLFPEQARIVELCRRPLSVAEVGAELDLPVGTVRVLLADLAAAGLIETHEPPMLSALPTEALLKELLAGLRAL